One part of the Botrytis cinerea B05.10 chromosome 8, complete sequence genome encodes these proteins:
- the Bcmrp17 gene encoding Bcmrp17 → MLYELVAIVRPGNLVEVKEIARTAGSLILRSGGTIRGIRNWGVSSLPKRTRKHQAQYHEGHYFVMRYDASSKTQDNVRTTLGLDPRMIKFSSVKLGDGTLESLSKIGSTIPWTMEEHTKEK, encoded by the exons ATGTTGTATGAGCTCGTCGCAATT GTTCGACCCGGCAACCTCGTCGAGGTCAAAGA AATTGCCCGCACAGCTGGTTCCCTCATCCTCAGATCCGGCGGTACCATCCGCGGCATACGCAACTGGGGAGTCTCTAGTCTACCAAAACGAACACGCAAACATCAAGCACAATACCATGAAGGACATTACTTTGTCATGAGATACGACGCCTCGAGCAAGACGCAAGATAACGTACGGACAACTCTCGGGTTAGATCCACGGATGATAAAGTTCAGTTCGGTGAAGTTGGGAGACGGCACATTGGAGAGTTTGAGTAAGATTGGTTCGACTATTCCTTGGACAATGGAGGAACATACAAAGGAGAAGTGA